Proteins encoded within one genomic window of Lemur catta isolate mLemCat1 chromosome 23, mLemCat1.pri, whole genome shotgun sequence:
- the IL10 gene encoding interleukin-10 isoform X1: protein MPSSALLCCLVFLAGVGASRGQSTQSENSCTHFPASLPHMLRELRAAFGRVKTFFQTKDQLDNMLLSESLLEDFKGYLGCQALSEMIQFYLEEVMPQAENHGPDIKEHVNSLGEKLKTLRLRLRRCHRFLPCENKSKAVEQVKNAFSKLQEKGIYKAMSEFDIFINYIEAYMTMKMKN, encoded by the exons ATGCCCAGCTCAGCACTGCTATGTTGCCTGGTCTTcttggctggggtgggggccagccGAGGCCAGAGTACCCAGTCTGAGAACAGCTGCACCCACTTCCCAGCCAGCCTGCCTCACATGCTCCGAGAGCTCCGAGCTGCCTTCGGCAGGGTGAAGACTTTCTTT CAAACGAAAGATCAGCTGGACAACATGTTGTTAAGCGAGTCCTTGCTGGAGGACTTTAAG GGTTACCTGGGTTGCCAAGCCTTGTCTGAGATGATCCAGTTTtacctggaggaggtgatgccgCAGGCTGAGAACCACGGCCCAGACATCAAAGAGCACGTGAACTCCCTGGGAGAAAAGCTGAAGACGCTGAGGCTGAGGCTGCGGCGCTGT CATCGATTTCTTCCCTGTGAAAATAAGAGCAAGGCTGTGGAGCAGGTGAAGAACGCCTTCAGCAAG CTCCAAGAGAAAGGCATCTACAAAGCCATGAGTGAGTTTGACATCTTCATCAACTACATAGAAGCCTACATGACAATGAAGATGAAAAACTGA
- the IL10 gene encoding interleukin-10 isoform X2 — protein MIQFYLEEVMPQAENHGPDIKEHVNSLGEKLKTLRLRLRRCHRFLPCENKSKAVEQVKNAFSKLQEKGIYKAMSEFDIFINYIEAYMTMKMKN, from the exons ATGATCCAGTTTtacctggaggaggtgatgccgCAGGCTGAGAACCACGGCCCAGACATCAAAGAGCACGTGAACTCCCTGGGAGAAAAGCTGAAGACGCTGAGGCTGAGGCTGCGGCGCTGT CATCGATTTCTTCCCTGTGAAAATAAGAGCAAGGCTGTGGAGCAGGTGAAGAACGCCTTCAGCAAG CTCCAAGAGAAAGGCATCTACAAAGCCATGAGTGAGTTTGACATCTTCATCAACTACATAGAAGCCTACATGACAATGAAGATGAAAAACTGA